From Aptenodytes patagonicus chromosome 1, bAptPat1.pri.cur, whole genome shotgun sequence, one genomic window encodes:
- the LOC143163581 gene encoding very long chain fatty acid elongase 4-like isoform X2 produces the protein MVSIWQKTQEFYNWVLESGDPRTDPWPLVHSPLPVTLLFAFYLFVVALGPFYMRKRKLLKLRGLLIAYNLAMMTLSSYMFYEFLVTSILDNYSYLCQPVDYSRSELGMRMARVCWWFFFSKVIELLDTVFFILRKKQEQVTFLHVYHHGTMLFNWWSGVKYVPGGQAFFIGMLNSFVHIFMYGYYALASLGPQMHRYLWWKRYLTIMQLCQFVAIAAHSSYNLFTECPFPDGFNTAVFLYILSLIALFLHFYYRTYIRGKQEKLT, from the exons ATGGTTTCAATTTGGCAGAAAACTCAGGAATTCTACAACTGGGTCCTTGAAAGTGGAG ATCCAAGGACAGACCCATGGCCCCTGGTCCACTCTCCACTTCCAGTCACACTTCTCTTTGCCTTCTATCTCTTTGTCGTGGCACTGGGGCCCTTCTACATGCGTAAGCGGAAACTGCTGAAGCTGCGAGGCCTGCTGATTGCCTACAATCTCGCCATGATGACATTATCAAGCTACATGTTTTACGAG tttctggTAACTTCAATCTTGGACAACTACAGCTACCTGTGCCAGCCAGTGGATTACAGCCGAAGTGAACTAGGAATGAGG ATGGCAAGAGTGTGTTGGTGGTTCTTCTTCTCCAAAGTCATCGAGCTGCTTGATACG gttttctttatTCTGCGCAAGAAACAAGAACAGGTGACTTTTCTGCATGTGTACCATCATGGCACTATGCTGTTCAACTGGTGGTCAGGGGTCAAATATGTGCCTGGAGGACAAG CATTCTTTATTGGGATGCTAAACTCCTTTGTACACATCTTCATGTACGGCTATTATGCCCTGGCCAGCCTGGGACCACAGATGCACCGTTACCTATGGTGGAAGCGTTACCTAACCATCATGCAGCTG TGCCAGTTTGTAGCCATTGCTGCTCATTCTTCCTACAACCTCTTCACAGAATGCCCGTTCCCCGATGGCTTCAACACTGCAGTCTTCCTCTACATTCTCAGCCTCATTGCTCTCTTCCTACACTTCTACTATCGGACCTACATTAGGGGAAAGCAGGAGAAGCTAActtaa
- the LOC143163581 gene encoding very long chain fatty acid elongase 4-like isoform X3 → MVSIWQKTQEFYNWVLESGDPRTDPWPLVHSPLPVTLLFAFYLFVVALGPFYMRKRKLLKLRGLLIAYNLAMMTLSSYMFYEFLVTSILDNYSYLCQPVDYSRSELGMRQMARVCWWFFFSKVIELLDTVFFILRKKQEQVTFLHVYHHGTMLFNWWSGVKYVPGGQAFFIGMLNSFVHIFMYGYYALASLGPQMHRYLWWKRYLTIMQLGFQ, encoded by the exons ATGGTTTCAATTTGGCAGAAAACTCAGGAATTCTACAACTGGGTCCTTGAAAGTGGAG ATCCAAGGACAGACCCATGGCCCCTGGTCCACTCTCCACTTCCAGTCACACTTCTCTTTGCCTTCTATCTCTTTGTCGTGGCACTGGGGCCCTTCTACATGCGTAAGCGGAAACTGCTGAAGCTGCGAGGCCTGCTGATTGCCTACAATCTCGCCATGATGACATTATCAAGCTACATGTTTTACGAG tttctggTAACTTCAATCTTGGACAACTACAGCTACCTGTGCCAGCCAGTGGATTACAGCCGAAGTGAACTAGGAATGAGG CAGATGGCAAGAGTGTGTTGGTGGTTCTTCTTCTCCAAAGTCATCGAGCTGCTTGATACG gttttctttatTCTGCGCAAGAAACAAGAACAGGTGACTTTTCTGCATGTGTACCATCATGGCACTATGCTGTTCAACTGGTGGTCAGGGGTCAAATATGTGCCTGGAGGACAAG CATTCTTTATTGGGATGCTAAACTCCTTTGTACACATCTTCATGTACGGCTATTATGCCCTGGCCAGCCTGGGACCACAGATGCACCGTTACCTATGGTGGAAGCGTTACCTAACCATCATGCAGCTG GGTTTTCAGTGA
- the LOC143163581 gene encoding very long chain fatty acid elongase 4-like isoform X1, with protein MVSIWQKTQEFYNWVLESGDPRTDPWPLVHSPLPVTLLFAFYLFVVALGPFYMRKRKLLKLRGLLIAYNLAMMTLSSYMFYEFLVTSILDNYSYLCQPVDYSRSELGMRQMARVCWWFFFSKVIELLDTVFFILRKKQEQVTFLHVYHHGTMLFNWWSGVKYVPGGQAFFIGMLNSFVHIFMYGYYALASLGPQMHRYLWWKRYLTIMQLCQFVAIAAHSSYNLFTECPFPDGFNTAVFLYILSLIALFLHFYYRTYIRGKQEKLT; from the exons ATGGTTTCAATTTGGCAGAAAACTCAGGAATTCTACAACTGGGTCCTTGAAAGTGGAG ATCCAAGGACAGACCCATGGCCCCTGGTCCACTCTCCACTTCCAGTCACACTTCTCTTTGCCTTCTATCTCTTTGTCGTGGCACTGGGGCCCTTCTACATGCGTAAGCGGAAACTGCTGAAGCTGCGAGGCCTGCTGATTGCCTACAATCTCGCCATGATGACATTATCAAGCTACATGTTTTACGAG tttctggTAACTTCAATCTTGGACAACTACAGCTACCTGTGCCAGCCAGTGGATTACAGCCGAAGTGAACTAGGAATGAGG CAGATGGCAAGAGTGTGTTGGTGGTTCTTCTTCTCCAAAGTCATCGAGCTGCTTGATACG gttttctttatTCTGCGCAAGAAACAAGAACAGGTGACTTTTCTGCATGTGTACCATCATGGCACTATGCTGTTCAACTGGTGGTCAGGGGTCAAATATGTGCCTGGAGGACAAG CATTCTTTATTGGGATGCTAAACTCCTTTGTACACATCTTCATGTACGGCTATTATGCCCTGGCCAGCCTGGGACCACAGATGCACCGTTACCTATGGTGGAAGCGTTACCTAACCATCATGCAGCTG TGCCAGTTTGTAGCCATTGCTGCTCATTCTTCCTACAACCTCTTCACAGAATGCCCGTTCCCCGATGGCTTCAACACTGCAGTCTTCCTCTACATTCTCAGCCTCATTGCTCTCTTCCTACACTTCTACTATCGGACCTACATTAGGGGAAAGCAGGAGAAGCTAActtaa